A single window of Alosa alosa isolate M-15738 ecotype Scorff River chromosome 11, AALO_Geno_1.1, whole genome shotgun sequence DNA harbors:
- the arntl2 gene encoding aryl hydrocarbon receptor nuclear translocator-like protein 2 isoform X2: MTPSSAAAMASGIDMPRKRKGSMDNQETKSAMHVDEDTEDDQDRSEGDDQHVKIKCFREPHSQIEKRRRDKMNNLIDELSGMIPSCNPMARKLDKLTVLRLAVQHLKSLKGTTSSFAEANYKPSFLPDDELKHLVLRAADGFLFVVGCDRGKIVFVSESVSKTLNYSRAELIGQSLFDYIHPKDIGKVKEQLSASELYPRERLIDAKTGLQVQADLPVGAARFCSGARRSFFCRMKYNRITVKVEEKDFPSGSSKKKESQRYCTVHCTGYMRTWPMSQLDSAEEAEGDKESSHFSCLVAVGRVHPHSTPQLNGEIKVKPTEFITRCAMDGKFTYVDQRATTVLGYLPQELLGTSCYEYFHQDDLPHLAERHRKVLRTKEKIETNCYKFKTKYGSFVTLQSQWFSFINPWTKEVEYIVSTNTVISGKSSASGSGDKSGQPSNSRTSEDDSKKTLPIIPGISTTPGTMIYAGSIGTQIANELLDFNRMNSSPSSGNASPFSLLQDKSPLASGQANSNVQNGEVADMEIAGKSNTEDETRNALFSGGDSLMEGNSQLDLDGVGVAGLGNLSSDEAAMAVIMSLLETDANLGEAMDFDDMHWSL, translated from the exons ATGACCCCTAGCTCTGCTGCTGCTATGGCCTCTGGCATCGACATGCCCAGGAAACGCAAGGGCAGCATGGACAACCA GGAAACTAAATCCGCAATGCATGTGGATGAAGACACGGAGGACGACCAGGACAG GTCGGAGGGTGATGACCAGCATGTGAAGATCAAGTGTTTCAG GGAGCCACACAGTCAGATTGAGAAGCGTCGGAGGGACAAAATGAACAACCTGATAGACGAGCTGTCAGGCATGATCCCCTCCTGCAACCCCATGGCACGCAAGCTGGACAAGCTGACCGTGCTGCGCCTGGCGGTCCAGCACCTCAAGTCTCTCAAAG GTACCACTAGTTCCTTTGCGGAAGCCAATTACAAGCCTTCATTCCTGCCTGATGATGAACTCAAGCACCTTGTTCTCAGG GCTGCTGATGGCTTCCTCTTCGTGGTCGGCTGTGACCGTGGAAAAATAGTCTTTGTTTCCGAGTCTGTTTCAAAGACACTGAATTACAGTCGG GCGGAGTTGATTGGACAGAGTCTGTTTGACTACATTCACCCAAAGGACATTGGGAAGGTGAAGGAGCAGCTGTCCGCCTCTGAGCTGTACCCCCGCGAGAGACTCATCGATGCCAAAA CTGGGCTGCAGGTGCAGGCAGACTTGCCTGTGGGGGCGGCTCGCTTCTGCTCAGGGGCGCGTCGCTCCTTCTTCTGCAGGATGAAGTACAACCGCATCACGGTCAaggtggaggagaaggacttCCCCTCCGGCTCCTCCAAAAAGAAAG AATCCCAGAGATACTGCACCGTCCACTGCACGGGCTACATGCGCACGTGGCCCATGAGTCAGCTGGACTCGGCGGAGGAGGCGGAGGGCGACAAGGAGAGCTCCCATTTCAGCTGCCTGGTGGCGGTGGGCCGTGTGCACCCCCACTCCACGCCGCAGCTCAACGGCGAGATCAAGGTCAAGCCCACCGAGTTCATCACGCGCTGCGCCATGGACGGGAAGTTCACCTATGTGGATCAACG agctaCCACCGTTCTGGGCTATCTTCCTCAGGAGCTACTGGGAACGTCATGCTATGAGTACTTCCATCAAGATGACCTGCCCCACTTGGCAGAGAGGCATCGAAAAG TTCTAAGGACTAAAGAGAAAATTGAGACAAATTGCTacaaattcaaaacaaaatacgGCTCTTTTGTCACCTTGCAAAGTCAGTGGTTTAGTTTTATAAATCCCTGGACCAAAGAAGTAGAGTACATCGTATCTACAAATACTGTCATATC TGGTAAGAGCAGTGCCAGTGGGTCAGGGGACAAGTCTGGACAGCCAAGTAACTCCAGGACCTCTGAGG ATGACTCTAAGAAGACCCTGCCCATCATCCCAGGCATCTCCACAACCCCAGGGACCATGATCTATGCCGGGAGCATCGGGACCCAAATCGCCAACGAGCTGCTAGACTTCAACAG GATGAACTCCTCGCCATCCAGTGGGAATGCAAGCCCTTTCAGTTTGCTGCAGGACAAATCCCCACTTGCCAGTGGTCAAGCCAACAgcaac GTGCAAAATGGGGAGGTGGCAGACATGGAGATAGCAGGCAAGTCCAACACTGAGGACGAAACGAGAAATGCCCTCTTTAGTGGTGGCGACTCTCTCATGG aGGGGAACTCCCAGCTGGACCTGGATGGGGTCGGCGTGGCGGGCCTCGGGAACCTGAGCAGCGACGAGGCGGCCATGGCGGTCATCATGAGCCTGCTGGAGACGGACGCCAACCTGGGCGAGGCCATGGACTTTGACGACATGCACTGGTCCCTGTGA
- the si:ch211-245j22.3 gene encoding guanylyl cyclase inhibitory protein — translation MGQAATLPCKRGGTYITELYDWFRKFMKECPSGLITLHEFRRHFCDGTVGSESAEYAEQIFRTLDNNGDGVVDFREYVTAISMLTEGSSVEKLRWSFKLYDKDKDGTITRGEMLEIMQAVYKMSVAASITKINPLTAEECTNRIFVRLDKDNNAIISLEEFIEGALGDEWIREMLECDPNTVKVERPPKRSLHDEHATGVMDVLHLPSASPENNPNPRLL, via the exons ATGGGTCAAGCTGCCACACTACCCTGCAAAAGAGGAGGCACGTATATCACCGAACTCTATGATTGGTTCAG AAAGTTCATGAAGGAGTGTCCAAGTGGTCTGATCACTCTGCACGAGTTCAGGAGGCACTTTTGCGATGGCACCGTGGGGTCCGAGTCGGCCGAGTATGCCGAGCAGATCTTCCGCACACTTGACAACAATGGG GATGGAGTTGTTGACTTCAGAGAATATGTGACGGCCATCAGTATGCTGACAGAAGGCTCATCAGTGGAGAAACTGCGTTGGTCTTTTAAGCTCtatgacaaagacaaagacgGAACCATAACCCGAGGAGAGATGCTAGAGATCATGCAG GCTGTGTACAAGATGAGCGTGGCCGCCTCTATAACCAAAATCAACCCCCTTACAGCGGAGGAGTGCACCAACAGGATCTTTGTGCGACTGGACAAAGACAATAACG CTATCATCAGTCTGGAGGAGTTCATTGAGGGAGCTTTGGGTGACGAGTGGATCAGAGAGATGCTCGAGTGCGACCCTAACACTGTGAAGGTCGAGCGGCCACCAAAACGGTCTCTGCATGATGAACATGCAACTGGGGTGATGGACGTCCTGCACCTCCCATCTGCATCCCCTGAAAACAATCCGAATCCAAGACTGCTGTGA
- the arntl2 gene encoding aryl hydrocarbon receptor nuclear translocator-like protein 2 isoform X1, producing the protein MSARNAVVSDGDRASEKQSGDVLEEELQSHSLSVSGLMTPSSAAAMASGIDMPRKRKGSMDNQETKSAMHVDEDTEDDQDRSEGDDQHVKIKCFREPHSQIEKRRRDKMNNLIDELSGMIPSCNPMARKLDKLTVLRLAVQHLKSLKGTTSSFAEANYKPSFLPDDELKHLVLRAADGFLFVVGCDRGKIVFVSESVSKTLNYSRAELIGQSLFDYIHPKDIGKVKEQLSASELYPRERLIDAKTGLQVQADLPVGAARFCSGARRSFFCRMKYNRITVKVEEKDFPSGSSKKKESQRYCTVHCTGYMRTWPMSQLDSAEEAEGDKESSHFSCLVAVGRVHPHSTPQLNGEIKVKPTEFITRCAMDGKFTYVDQRATTVLGYLPQELLGTSCYEYFHQDDLPHLAERHRKVLRTKEKIETNCYKFKTKYGSFVTLQSQWFSFINPWTKEVEYIVSTNTVISGKSSASGSGDKSGQPSNSRTSEDDSKKTLPIIPGISTTPGTMIYAGSIGTQIANELLDFNRMNSSPSSGNASPFSLLQDKSPLASGQANSNVQNGEVADMEIAGKSNTEDETRNALFSGGDSLMEGNSQLDLDGVGVAGLGNLSSDEAAMAVIMSLLETDANLGEAMDFDDMHWSL; encoded by the exons ATGTCGGCGAGGAATGCAGTGGTGAGCGACGGTGACAGAGCATCAGAAAAACAGTCAG GGGATGTGTTGGAGGAGGAACTTCAGagccattctctctctgtgtcaggcCTGATGACCCCTAGCTCTGCTGCTGCTATGGCCTCTGGCATCGACATGCCCAGGAAACGCAAGGGCAGCATGGACAACCA GGAAACTAAATCCGCAATGCATGTGGATGAAGACACGGAGGACGACCAGGACAG GTCGGAGGGTGATGACCAGCATGTGAAGATCAAGTGTTTCAG GGAGCCACACAGTCAGATTGAGAAGCGTCGGAGGGACAAAATGAACAACCTGATAGACGAGCTGTCAGGCATGATCCCCTCCTGCAACCCCATGGCACGCAAGCTGGACAAGCTGACCGTGCTGCGCCTGGCGGTCCAGCACCTCAAGTCTCTCAAAG GTACCACTAGTTCCTTTGCGGAAGCCAATTACAAGCCTTCATTCCTGCCTGATGATGAACTCAAGCACCTTGTTCTCAGG GCTGCTGATGGCTTCCTCTTCGTGGTCGGCTGTGACCGTGGAAAAATAGTCTTTGTTTCCGAGTCTGTTTCAAAGACACTGAATTACAGTCGG GCGGAGTTGATTGGACAGAGTCTGTTTGACTACATTCACCCAAAGGACATTGGGAAGGTGAAGGAGCAGCTGTCCGCCTCTGAGCTGTACCCCCGCGAGAGACTCATCGATGCCAAAA CTGGGCTGCAGGTGCAGGCAGACTTGCCTGTGGGGGCGGCTCGCTTCTGCTCAGGGGCGCGTCGCTCCTTCTTCTGCAGGATGAAGTACAACCGCATCACGGTCAaggtggaggagaaggacttCCCCTCCGGCTCCTCCAAAAAGAAAG AATCCCAGAGATACTGCACCGTCCACTGCACGGGCTACATGCGCACGTGGCCCATGAGTCAGCTGGACTCGGCGGAGGAGGCGGAGGGCGACAAGGAGAGCTCCCATTTCAGCTGCCTGGTGGCGGTGGGCCGTGTGCACCCCCACTCCACGCCGCAGCTCAACGGCGAGATCAAGGTCAAGCCCACCGAGTTCATCACGCGCTGCGCCATGGACGGGAAGTTCACCTATGTGGATCAACG agctaCCACCGTTCTGGGCTATCTTCCTCAGGAGCTACTGGGAACGTCATGCTATGAGTACTTCCATCAAGATGACCTGCCCCACTTGGCAGAGAGGCATCGAAAAG TTCTAAGGACTAAAGAGAAAATTGAGACAAATTGCTacaaattcaaaacaaaatacgGCTCTTTTGTCACCTTGCAAAGTCAGTGGTTTAGTTTTATAAATCCCTGGACCAAAGAAGTAGAGTACATCGTATCTACAAATACTGTCATATC TGGTAAGAGCAGTGCCAGTGGGTCAGGGGACAAGTCTGGACAGCCAAGTAACTCCAGGACCTCTGAGG ATGACTCTAAGAAGACCCTGCCCATCATCCCAGGCATCTCCACAACCCCAGGGACCATGATCTATGCCGGGAGCATCGGGACCCAAATCGCCAACGAGCTGCTAGACTTCAACAG GATGAACTCCTCGCCATCCAGTGGGAATGCAAGCCCTTTCAGTTTGCTGCAGGACAAATCCCCACTTGCCAGTGGTCAAGCCAACAgcaac GTGCAAAATGGGGAGGTGGCAGACATGGAGATAGCAGGCAAGTCCAACACTGAGGACGAAACGAGAAATGCCCTCTTTAGTGGTGGCGACTCTCTCATGG aGGGGAACTCCCAGCTGGACCTGGATGGGGTCGGCGTGGCGGGCCTCGGGAACCTGAGCAGCGACGAGGCGGCCATGGCGGTCATCATGAGCCTGCTGGAGACGGACGCCAACCTGGGCGAGGCCATGGACTTTGACGACATGCACTGGTCCCTGTGA